In a single window of the Streptacidiphilus sp. P02-A3a genome:
- a CDS encoding aromatic acid exporter family protein: MPGTKDLVSELRRRRKDPVVVQSLRATAAATIAYIVAERLSSESAPLTAPLTALLVVQVTLYSTMVTSLRRVVAVVVGVLIASGFSEVMGLSWWSLGLIILAALTVGRYVRVDEFVNEVAISAMLVLGVSRLASQAWDRVLETLIGAGVGLLFNLLFAPPVWVETAGESIEDLARRVRQLLGHIAEELDAPAPVARAEARLHEARDLDQDIARVDASLRQAEDSLRLNPRISERLLSRLVLRTGLDTLEICVVVVRVMARSLTDLAKRRDEGEVLFPHEVAVALEDLFGHLGAAIVSFAVLVTTQVSTNAEQAEERMNAELDAAWASRERVAQMLLQRVQLHPHAWQLQGALLAEVDRILDELSLEHRSRRLMEELDRASARQRERFAWLGRYPWSRRLARRAARRLPRPRRRL; this comes from the coding sequence ATGCCCGGAACCAAAGACCTGGTCAGCGAGCTACGACGACGACGCAAGGACCCCGTCGTCGTGCAGTCCCTGCGCGCCACCGCCGCGGCGACCATCGCCTACATCGTCGCCGAGCGGCTGAGCAGCGAGTCAGCGCCGCTCACCGCGCCGCTGACGGCGCTGCTGGTGGTCCAGGTCACGCTGTACTCGACGATGGTCACCAGCCTGCGCCGGGTGGTCGCGGTGGTCGTCGGGGTGCTCATCGCCAGCGGCTTCAGCGAGGTCATGGGCCTCAGCTGGTGGAGCCTGGGCCTGATCATCCTGGCCGCGCTGACGGTCGGCCGCTACGTCCGGGTCGACGAGTTCGTCAACGAGGTCGCGATCAGCGCGATGCTGGTGCTCGGCGTCTCCCGGCTCGCCAGCCAGGCCTGGGACCGGGTGCTGGAGACCCTGATCGGCGCGGGCGTCGGACTGCTGTTCAACCTGCTGTTCGCGCCACCGGTGTGGGTGGAGACCGCCGGGGAGTCGATCGAGGACCTGGCCCGCCGGGTGCGCCAACTGCTGGGGCACATCGCCGAGGAACTGGACGCCCCGGCCCCGGTCGCGCGCGCCGAGGCCCGGCTGCACGAGGCCCGCGACCTGGACCAGGACATCGCCCGGGTGGACGCCTCGCTGCGCCAGGCGGAGGACAGCCTGCGGCTGAACCCGAGGATCAGCGAGCGGCTGCTGTCCAGACTGGTGCTGCGCACCGGCCTGGACACGCTGGAGATCTGCGTGGTGGTGGTCCGGGTGATGGCCCGTTCGCTGACCGACCTGGCCAAACGGCGGGACGAGGGCGAGGTGCTGTTCCCGCACGAGGTGGCGGTGGCGCTGGAGGACCTGTTCGGCCATCTGGGCGCGGCCATCGTCAGCTTCGCGGTACTGGTGACCACCCAGGTCAGCACGAACGCCGAACAGGCCGAGGAGCGGATGAACGCGGAGCTCGACGCGGCCTGGGCCAGCCGCGAGCGGGTCGCCCAGATGCTGCTGCAACGGGTCCAGCTGCACCCGCACGCCTGGCAGTTGCAGGGCGCGCTGCTGGCCGAGGTCGACCGGATCCTGGACGAGCTGTCGCTGGAGCACCGCTCCCGGCGGCTGATGGAGGAGCTGGACCGGGCCTCCGCCCGGCAGCGCGAGCGTTTCGCCTGGCTCGGCCGCTACCCCTGGTCCCGCCGCCTGGCCCGGCGCGCCGCCCGTCGGCTGCCCCGCCCCCGGCGCAGGCTGTGA
- a CDS encoding HAD family phosphatase yields the protein MTPLGLPEGITACLFDLDGVLTRTAVVHAAAWKEMFDDFLRRRDGADFRPFDPVADYDAYVDGRPRAEGVRSFLGARGIDLPEGTPDDPPERDTVNGLGNRKNLLVLAKIKSEGVAAYPGSVRYLEAVRAAGLRTAVVSSSANCHDVLVSAGIEKLLEVRVDALVATRLGLAGKPSPDTFLQAARELEADPEQAAVFEDALVGMDAGRAGAFGWVVGVDRVGQAAELRTHGADRVVTDLAELLDHPQPGPDERSGR from the coding sequence ATCACGCCGCTGGGCCTTCCCGAGGGCATCACGGCCTGCCTGTTCGACCTCGACGGCGTGCTCACCCGCACCGCCGTGGTGCACGCCGCCGCCTGGAAGGAGATGTTCGACGACTTCCTGCGGCGGCGCGACGGCGCGGACTTCCGCCCGTTCGACCCGGTGGCGGACTACGACGCCTACGTGGACGGCAGGCCGCGGGCCGAGGGCGTCCGCAGCTTCCTCGGCGCCAGGGGGATCGACCTGCCGGAGGGCACCCCGGACGACCCGCCGGAGCGGGACACCGTCAACGGTCTCGGCAACCGGAAGAACCTGCTGGTCCTGGCGAAGATCAAGAGCGAGGGGGTGGCCGCCTACCCCGGCTCGGTCCGCTACCTGGAGGCGGTCCGCGCGGCCGGGCTGCGCACCGCCGTGGTCTCCTCCAGCGCCAACTGCCATGACGTGCTGGTCTCGGCGGGCATCGAGAAGCTGCTGGAGGTCCGGGTGGACGCCCTGGTCGCCACCCGCCTCGGCCTGGCCGGGAAGCCCAGCCCGGACACCTTCCTCCAGGCCGCCCGGGAGCTGGAGGCCGACCCGGAGCAGGCGGCGGTGTTCGAGGACGCCCTGGTCGGCATGGACGCCGGACGCGCCGGGGCCTTCGGCTGGGTGGTCGGCGTGGACCGCGTCGGCCAGGCCGCCGAGCTGCGCACACACGGCGCCGACCGGGTGGTCACCGACCTGGCCGAGCTGCTGGACCACCCGCAGCCCGGACCGGACGAGCGGAGCGGCCGATGA
- a CDS encoding glycoside hydrolase family 65 protein codes for MISQTTFTVEPWALRETALRLAVLPQSESLFALSNGHIGWRGNLDEGEPSGLPGSYLNGVYELHPLPYAEAGYGYPESGQTLVNVTNGKIIRLLVDDEPFDLRYGRLHAHERVLDLRAGVLRRSCEWTSPAGRTVRVRSTRLVSFTERSIAGVCYEVEAVDAEVRVVVQSELVADEHVAYQSDDPRVAAALDNSLTPEESLATGLRLALAHTTVRSGLRIAAAADHVLDGPKGTTHSAETGPDVARLTVTSVLRPGERLRLEKFVAYGWSAERSLSAVRDQVAAALAGARSTGWQGLIDQQRAYLDDFWDRADVEVDGDAEIQQAVRFALFHVLQAGARAEERALGAKGLTGSGYDGHTFWDTETFVLPVLTFTMPEAVVQALRWRQAMLPAARARAQQLGLRGATFPWRTINGEEASGYWPAGTAAFHVNADIANAVVRCVTATGDTAFERETAVELLVETARLWRSLGHHDHAGAFHIDGVTGPDEYSAIADDNVYTNLMAQANLRAAADAAERHPEQAAALGVDEEETADWRDAAEAVSLPYNHDLGVHEQAAGFTGHRVWDFEHTDPDQYPLLLHFPYFDLYRKQVVKQADLVLAMYLCGHAFDAEQKARNFAYYEALTVRDSSLSAQCQAVIAAEVGHLDLAYDYLGEAALMDLDNLEHNTRDGLHLAALAGTWIGLVIGFGGLRLHDARLSFTPRLPQRLTRIAFRIQFQGRRLRVEITPAGAVYTLAEGAPLQLRHCGEELTLSQGEPQTGELPKPTALVEPTQPRGRRPVARRPGQG; via the coding sequence ATGATCAGCCAGACCACCTTCACCGTCGAGCCCTGGGCGCTGCGCGAGACCGCGCTGCGACTGGCGGTGCTGCCGCAGAGCGAGTCGCTGTTCGCGCTGTCCAACGGCCACATCGGCTGGCGCGGCAACCTGGACGAGGGGGAGCCGAGCGGCCTGCCCGGCTCCTACCTCAACGGCGTCTACGAACTGCACCCGCTGCCCTACGCCGAGGCCGGATACGGCTACCCCGAGTCCGGGCAGACCCTGGTCAACGTCACCAACGGCAAGATCATCCGGCTGCTGGTCGACGACGAGCCGTTCGACCTGCGCTACGGCCGCCTGCACGCGCACGAGCGGGTGCTCGACCTGCGGGCCGGAGTCCTGCGCCGCAGCTGCGAGTGGACCTCCCCGGCGGGCCGGACGGTCCGGGTCCGCTCCACCCGGCTGGTCTCCTTCACCGAGCGGTCCATCGCCGGTGTCTGCTACGAGGTCGAGGCGGTGGACGCCGAGGTCCGGGTGGTGGTCCAGTCCGAGCTGGTGGCCGACGAGCACGTGGCGTACCAGTCGGACGACCCCCGGGTCGCGGCGGCCCTGGACAACTCGCTGACCCCGGAGGAGTCGCTGGCCACCGGCCTGCGACTGGCCCTGGCGCACACCACGGTCCGCAGCGGGCTGCGGATCGCCGCCGCCGCCGACCACGTGCTCGACGGCCCGAAGGGCACCACCCACAGCGCCGAGACCGGACCGGACGTCGCCCGGCTCACCGTCACGTCGGTGCTGCGCCCGGGCGAACGGCTGCGGCTGGAGAAGTTCGTCGCCTACGGCTGGTCGGCCGAACGCTCGCTGTCGGCCGTCCGGGACCAGGTCGCGGCGGCCCTCGCGGGCGCCCGCAGCACCGGTTGGCAGGGCCTGATCGACCAGCAGCGGGCCTACCTGGACGACTTCTGGGACCGTGCCGACGTGGAGGTCGACGGCGACGCGGAGATCCAGCAGGCGGTCCGGTTCGCGCTGTTCCACGTGCTCCAGGCGGGTGCCCGGGCCGAGGAGCGGGCGCTCGGCGCCAAGGGCCTGACCGGCTCCGGCTACGACGGCCACACCTTCTGGGACACCGAGACCTTCGTGCTGCCGGTGCTCACCTTCACCATGCCGGAGGCCGTGGTCCAGGCGCTGCGCTGGCGCCAGGCGATGCTCCCGGCGGCCCGGGCCCGGGCCCAGCAGCTGGGGCTGCGCGGGGCGACCTTCCCCTGGCGCACCATCAACGGCGAGGAGGCGTCCGGCTACTGGCCGGCCGGGACGGCCGCCTTCCACGTCAACGCCGACATCGCCAACGCGGTGGTGCGCTGCGTCACGGCTACCGGCGACACCGCCTTCGAGCGCGAGACCGCGGTGGAACTGCTGGTGGAGACGGCCCGGCTGTGGCGCTCGCTCGGCCACCACGACCACGCCGGGGCCTTCCACATCGACGGGGTCACCGGACCCGACGAGTACAGCGCCATCGCCGACGACAACGTCTACACCAACCTGATGGCCCAGGCGAACCTGCGGGCCGCCGCCGACGCCGCCGAACGCCACCCGGAGCAGGCGGCGGCGCTGGGCGTGGACGAGGAGGAGACCGCCGACTGGCGCGACGCCGCCGAGGCCGTGTCGCTGCCCTACAACCACGACCTCGGCGTGCACGAGCAGGCCGCCGGGTTCACCGGCCACCGGGTCTGGGACTTCGAGCACACCGACCCCGACCAGTACCCGCTGCTGCTGCACTTCCCCTACTTCGACCTGTACCGCAAACAGGTGGTCAAGCAGGCCGACCTGGTGCTCGCCATGTACCTGTGCGGGCACGCCTTCGACGCCGAGCAGAAGGCCCGCAACTTCGCCTACTACGAGGCGCTGACGGTCCGTGACTCCTCGCTGTCGGCCCAGTGCCAGGCCGTGATCGCGGCCGAGGTCGGCCATCTGGACCTGGCCTACGACTACCTCGGCGAGGCCGCGCTGATGGACCTCGACAACCTGGAGCACAACACCCGCGACGGCCTGCACCTGGCCGCGCTGGCCGGGACCTGGATCGGCCTGGTGATCGGCTTCGGCGGGCTGCGGCTGCACGACGCCAGGCTGTCGTTCACGCCGAGGCTGCCGCAGCGGCTGACCCGGATCGCCTTCCGGATCCAGTTCCAGGGGCGGCGGTTGCGGGTGGAGATCACCCCGGCGGGCGCGGTCTACACGCTCGCCGAGGGCGCGCCGCTGCAACTGCGGCACTGCGGCGAGGAGCTCACCCTGAGCCAGGGCGAGCCGCAGACCGGCGAACTGCCGAAGCCGACCGCGCTCGTCGAGCCCACCCAGCCGCGCGGCCGCCGCCCGGTAGCGCGCCGCCCGGGCCAGGGGTAG
- a CDS encoding SpoIIE family protein phosphatase: MGEQPDSDDTGAPLRAEQVLGPAGIGVWRWNAPHAELELDRTSARLLGADESRPRLLGRDVRALLHGEDFVRLRSTARLAISEHRSFDVRVRVLSETGQVRRVLLLQLVPGEPTGRYPVQGTAAPGQWPEDWADAPEPPPAPEPRPGHGPDRDPRSRAAELRQIDGLNRSPQPPAPPRRSPARSPLASSPPLLPVPTADMRRSREAFLLDAGMALAEAGTTSEVLRVVSTLSMPGFSPDALAVFGIEGAMLTMVGRHGHEPRDEAPFRMSLDADYPGAEVARTGRPVYLSSPEAYRRRYPTTWPLAEGFDRNSWAFLPLVSAGRTTGTWLAAFREPVRFTSDERAVLSTVARMLAQALERAHTNESERALSLGLRRSMGAGSPAVSGMTVASRYVPTGGGLMVGGDWYDVIDLPEGRFAVVIGDVEGHDVHAASLMAQLRTAVHAYAAEGHHPDAVLARTSRFLSGLDADRFATCVYIEADPATGTLAVARAGHPHPVLRLPDGTCLIRHVDGGLPLGLLPQGEDYPVTTMELRVGEVLLLCTDGLIETGGHDMYSGWARVRDTMSPGPADDLEAMADALIRAVHGPASHQGPGHLTDRREDDIALLLLRRDQVGPESEPPVRQLVLTVGQDQPERIAGVRAELRAILHDWAVEDHVDAALLLASELLANVLVHTDQEATLVAALHGTPGERRLRVEVADQSDEQPHRRTPGEMASSGRGLILLELLADRWGMQPRGQGKCIWFELDEAAGDQA; the protein is encoded by the coding sequence ATGGGCGAGCAACCCGACAGCGACGACACCGGCGCGCCGCTGCGTGCGGAGCAGGTGCTCGGACCCGCCGGGATCGGCGTCTGGCGCTGGAACGCGCCGCACGCCGAGCTGGAGCTGGACCGGACCAGCGCGCGGCTGCTCGGCGCGGACGAGTCGCGGCCGCGACTGCTCGGCCGGGACGTCCGGGCGCTGCTGCACGGCGAGGACTTCGTCCGGCTGCGGTCCACCGCGCGGCTCGCCATCAGCGAGCACCGCAGCTTCGACGTCCGGGTGCGGGTGCTGAGCGAGACCGGGCAGGTACGCCGGGTGCTGCTGCTGCAACTGGTCCCCGGCGAGCCGACCGGGCGCTACCCGGTGCAGGGCACGGCGGCGCCCGGCCAGTGGCCGGAGGACTGGGCCGACGCCCCCGAGCCGCCACCGGCCCCGGAACCGCGGCCCGGCCACGGCCCCGACCGGGACCCGCGCTCGCGGGCCGCCGAGCTGCGGCAGATCGACGGCCTGAACCGCTCCCCGCAGCCGCCCGCCCCGCCGCGCCGCTCCCCCGCCCGGTCCCCGCTGGCGTCGTCCCCACCGCTGCTGCCGGTGCCCACCGCCGACATGCGGCGCTCCCGCGAGGCCTTCCTGCTGGACGCCGGAATGGCGCTGGCCGAGGCCGGGACCACCAGCGAGGTGCTGCGGGTGGTCTCCACCCTGTCCATGCCCGGCTTCTCCCCCGACGCCCTGGCGGTCTTCGGGATCGAGGGCGCGATGCTGACCATGGTCGGCCGGCACGGCCACGAGCCACGCGACGAGGCGCCGTTCCGGATGTCGCTGGACGCCGACTACCCGGGCGCCGAGGTGGCCCGCACCGGGCGCCCGGTCTACCTGTCCTCGCCCGAGGCCTACCGGCGGCGCTACCCCACCACCTGGCCGCTGGCCGAGGGCTTCGACCGCAACTCCTGGGCCTTCCTGCCGCTGGTCTCCGCCGGACGCACCACCGGGACCTGGCTGGCGGCCTTCCGCGAGCCGGTGCGGTTCACCTCGGACGAGCGCGCGGTGCTGTCCACCGTCGCCCGGATGCTGGCGCAGGCGCTGGAACGGGCGCACACCAACGAGTCCGAGCGGGCGCTCTCGCTGGGACTGCGGCGCAGCATGGGCGCCGGGTCGCCCGCGGTCAGCGGCATGACCGTGGCCAGCCGCTACGTGCCCACCGGCGGCGGGCTGATGGTCGGCGGCGACTGGTACGACGTGATCGACCTGCCGGAGGGCCGGTTCGCGGTGGTGATCGGCGACGTCGAGGGCCACGACGTGCACGCCGCCAGCCTGATGGCGCAGCTGCGCACGGCGGTGCACGCCTACGCGGCCGAGGGCCACCACCCGGACGCGGTGCTGGCCCGGACCTCCCGCTTCCTCTCCGGCCTGGACGCGGACCGGTTCGCCACCTGCGTCTACATCGAGGCCGACCCGGCCACCGGGACGCTGGCGGTGGCCCGGGCCGGGCACCCGCACCCGGTGCTGCGGCTGCCGGACGGCACCTGCCTGATCCGGCACGTGGACGGCGGGCTGCCGCTGGGGCTGCTGCCGCAGGGCGAGGACTACCCGGTGACCACCATGGAGCTGCGGGTCGGCGAGGTGCTGCTGCTGTGCACCGACGGGCTGATCGAGACCGGTGGCCACGACATGTACAGCGGCTGGGCGCGGGTCCGGGACACCATGTCGCCGGGACCGGCCGACGACCTGGAGGCGATGGCGGACGCGCTGATCCGGGCGGTGCACGGCCCGGCCTCGCACCAGGGCCCGGGCCACCTCACCGACCGCCGCGAGGACGACATCGCGCTGCTGCTGCTGCGCCGCGACCAGGTCGGCCCGGAGTCCGAGCCCCCGGTCCGGCAGCTGGTGCTGACCGTCGGCCAGGACCAGCCGGAGCGGATCGCCGGGGTCCGCGCGGAGCTGCGGGCGATCCTGCACGACTGGGCGGTCGAGGACCACGTGGACGCGGCGCTGCTGCTGGCCTCGGAGCTGCTGGCGAACGTGCTGGTGCACACCGACCAGGAGGCGACGCTGGTGGCCGCGCTGCACGGGACGCCCGGCGAGCGGCGGCTGCGGGTCGAGGTCGCGGACCAGAGCGACGAGCAGCCGCACCGGCGCACCCCCGGCGAGATGGCCTCCTCCGGGCGCGGGCTGATCCTGCTGGAGCTGCTGGCGGACCGCTGGGGGATGCAGCCGCGCGGCCAGGGCAAGTGCATCTGGTTCGAGCTGGACGAGGCGGCCGGGGACCAGGCGTAG
- a CDS encoding glycerophosphodiester phosphodiesterase, protein MTLAVAHRGDPLRYRENTLPSVASAITEGADWVEVDVRLTRDGVPVLLHDPTLLRLWRHDRRIDALTFAEVTALSGGGIPRLRAALELALDHGVPLMLDLPAPAEGRAALALVRALDCPDRVVFTGAWQALAEIRREAPAALIAMSWESPLPPRPELVRQVRPDYFNQYHRWLTAGRIARLHRKGLKVSTWTVDRAPAMAALAAAGVDAIISNDLRTLRRTLAARTPEAVR, encoded by the coding sequence GTGACCCTGGCCGTCGCGCACCGGGGCGATCCGCTGCGGTACCGCGAGAACACCCTCCCCTCCGTGGCCTCGGCGATCACGGAGGGGGCGGACTGGGTCGAGGTGGACGTCCGGCTCACCCGGGACGGCGTGCCGGTGCTGCTGCACGACCCCACCCTGCTCAGGCTGTGGCGGCACGACCGCCGGATCGACGCGCTGACCTTCGCCGAGGTCACCGCGCTGAGCGGGGGCGGGATCCCGCGGCTGCGGGCGGCACTGGAGCTGGCGCTGGACCACGGGGTGCCGCTGATGCTGGACCTGCCCGCGCCCGCCGAGGGCCGGGCCGCGCTGGCGCTGGTCCGCGCCCTGGACTGCCCGGACCGGGTGGTCTTCACCGGGGCCTGGCAGGCACTGGCGGAGATCCGCCGCGAAGCACCCGCCGCGCTGATCGCGATGAGCTGGGAGTCCCCGCTGCCGCCGCGCCCGGAGCTGGTCCGGCAGGTCCGCCCGGACTACTTCAACCAGTACCACCGCTGGCTCACCGCGGGCCGGATCGCCCGGCTGCACCGCAAGGGGCTCAAGGTCTCCACCTGGACCGTCGACCGCGCCCCGGCCATGGCCGCGCTGGCCGCCGCCGGGGTGGACGCGATCATCAGCAACGACCTGCGCACGCTGCGCCGCACCCTGGCCGCCCGTACCCCGGAGGCCGTCCGGTAG
- a CDS encoding SAM-dependent methyltransferase → MTEQTWIPEDVDSERPSIARIYDFYLGGNHNFPVDREAARQVVEMAPELPEIMRVNRAFLRRAVRHLVEGGIRNFLDLGSGIPTVGNVHEIAQAFDPTSRVVYVDNDQVAVAHSREILNGNDRAMAILADLREPATVLDDPEVNRLLLLGLGEPMAVLMSAVLHFVPDDEEAAALVATYRDAMPSGSYLVLSHACDRASAAKRVGPAAAQYSRTIAPMKLRSPEEVTRLLDGFEILDPGVVYCSQWRPDPADGPVPADPLPTACAVARKP, encoded by the coding sequence ATGACCGAGCAGACGTGGATACCGGAGGACGTCGACTCCGAGCGGCCCAGCATCGCCCGGATCTACGACTTCTACCTCGGCGGCAACCACAACTTCCCGGTCGACCGGGAAGCCGCCCGGCAGGTGGTCGAGATGGCGCCCGAGCTGCCCGAGATCATGCGGGTCAACCGCGCCTTCCTCCGGCGCGCCGTGCGCCACCTGGTCGAGGGCGGGATCCGCAACTTCCTCGACCTCGGTTCCGGCATCCCCACGGTCGGCAACGTGCACGAGATCGCCCAGGCCTTCGACCCGACCTCGCGGGTGGTCTACGTCGACAACGACCAGGTGGCGGTCGCCCACAGCCGGGAGATCCTGAACGGCAACGACCGCGCCATGGCCATCCTCGCCGACCTGCGCGAACCGGCCACGGTGCTGGACGACCCGGAGGTCAACCGGCTGCTGCTGCTCGGCCTCGGCGAGCCGATGGCGGTGCTGATGAGCGCGGTGCTGCACTTCGTGCCGGACGACGAGGAGGCCGCCGCGCTGGTCGCCACCTACCGGGACGCCATGCCCTCCGGCAGCTACCTGGTGCTCTCCCACGCCTGCGACCGGGCGTCCGCGGCCAAGCGCGTCGGACCGGCCGCCGCCCAGTACTCGCGCACCATCGCGCCGATGAAGCTGCGCTCCCCGGAGGAGGTCACCCGGCTGCTGGACGGCTTCGAGATCCTCGACCCGGGCGTCGTCTACTGCTCGCAGTGGCGGCCCGACCCCGCGGACGGGCCGGTCCCGGCCGACCCGCTGCCGACCGCCTGCGCCGTGGCCAGGAAGCCCTAG
- a CDS encoding ATP-binding SpoIIE family protein phosphatase translates to MLELFPHTDPNGHPRSRTAPGVPTDPPASHSRADEPDDARQAESVLELAAALQRSLLPRLPSKLPGVELAYRYLPSNDVIQVGGDWFDAIVLPGKRIGLVVGDVMGHGVASATMMGQLRTAVQTLAVLGLPPQELLRHLDDTARRLSDTHLATCLYAVYDPVTRRCTLANAGHLPPVLARPGEPARQLEIPTGVPIGVGGHAFDAVEFDIEDGDTLVLFTDGLVETSKRDFSDGLEILRAALPIARVPLEQACGSVLTALDTAPRSDDAALLMARFDGIPHGNVAHWALEPVPRAPGQARRLVRGMLDRWQLGHLAPLAELLVSELVGNSIRFASRPIGLRLLYTDTLTCEVHDDCHTLPLPRTTQELSEKGRGLSIISALSHRWGTNRTDTGKIVWFELEPSGGPAGPADGTAAPGTGSTGSTSTRGTAPAQRTPGRTP, encoded by the coding sequence ATGCTAGAGCTGTTCCCGCACACGGATCCGAACGGACACCCGCGCAGCCGCACCGCGCCCGGGGTCCCCACCGACCCGCCGGCCAGTCATTCCCGCGCCGACGAGCCGGACGACGCCCGGCAGGCCGAGTCGGTGCTGGAGCTGGCCGCCGCGCTACAGCGCAGCCTGCTGCCGCGGCTGCCGTCGAAGCTGCCCGGGGTCGAGCTCGCCTACCGCTACCTGCCCAGCAACGACGTGATCCAGGTCGGCGGCGACTGGTTCGACGCGATCGTGCTGCCGGGCAAGCGAATAGGCCTGGTCGTCGGCGACGTGATGGGCCACGGGGTGGCCTCGGCGACGATGATGGGCCAGCTGCGCACGGCGGTGCAGACCCTCGCCGTGCTCGGGCTGCCGCCGCAGGAGCTGCTGCGGCATCTGGACGACACCGCGCGGCGACTCTCCGACACCCACCTGGCGACCTGCCTGTACGCCGTCTACGACCCGGTCACCCGGCGCTGCACGTTGGCCAACGCCGGGCACCTGCCGCCGGTACTGGCCCGCCCCGGCGAGCCCGCGCGGCAGCTGGAGATACCCACCGGCGTGCCGATCGGCGTCGGCGGGCACGCCTTCGACGCGGTCGAGTTCGACATCGAGGACGGCGACACGCTGGTGCTGTTCACCGACGGCCTGGTGGAGACGTCCAAGCGGGACTTCAGCGACGGCCTGGAGATCCTGCGGGCCGCCCTGCCGATCGCCCGGGTCCCGCTGGAACAGGCCTGCGGCAGCGTGCTCACGGCCCTGGACACCGCCCCGCGCTCGGACGACGCGGCGCTGCTGATGGCCAGGTTCGACGGCATCCCGCACGGCAACGTCGCCCACTGGGCGCTGGAGCCGGTGCCCCGGGCGCCCGGGCAGGCCCGGCGGCTGGTCCGCGGCATGCTCGACCGCTGGCAGCTCGGACACCTCGCGCCACTGGCGGAGCTGCTGGTCAGCGAACTGGTCGGGAACAGCATCCGGTTCGCCTCGCGGCCGATAGGGCTGCGGCTGCTCTACACCGACACGCTCACCTGCGAAGTCCACGACGACTGCCACACCCTGCCGCTGCCCAGGACCACGCAGGAGCTCAGCGAGAAGGGGCGCGGACTGTCGATCATCAGCGCGCTGTCGCACCGCTGGGGCACCAACCGCACCGACACCGGGAAGATCGTCTGGTTCGAGCTCGAACCCAGCGGCGGACCGGCCGGACCCGCCGACGGCACGGCCGCCCCCGGGACCGGCAGCACCGGCAGCACCAGCACCCGGGGCACCGCCCCCGCCCAGCGCACCCCAGGAAGGACACCATGA